In one Inquilinus sp. Marseille-Q2685 genomic region, the following are encoded:
- a CDS encoding Gfo/Idh/MocA family protein — MTGTLRIGLVGAGYMGKAHSIGLQLVRTAFQPPLIPVCEMICSTTEEGAAAHARAWGWNRSTADWRALVADPAVDAVIIATPPRTHLAMATEALRLGKPVFCEKPLGCDPAESRAMVDAAEAAGLATMVGFNYIRTPASQLAKQIIDAGEIGEVIQVTAEHVEDYLHDPRAPASWRTRIATGTEAGALGDVAPHIVNACLRLVGPIESLVADLNIVQVTRPGPEGEERVENDDQGQMLLRFANGATGSLSFSRVAAGRKMGYTYRITGTKGALAFDQENQNELWLYDAARPAARQGFQRLLTGPAHPDYLAFNQGVGHGTGYNEQIAIEARDFLEAVATGRPVWPTFRGGWEVDRVTAAALRSARERAWVRIADV; from the coding sequence ATGACGGGGACGCTTCGGATCGGGCTGGTCGGCGCCGGCTACATGGGCAAGGCGCACAGTATCGGCCTGCAGCTGGTGCGCACGGCGTTCCAGCCGCCGCTGATCCCGGTCTGCGAGATGATCTGCAGCACCACGGAGGAGGGGGCGGCCGCCCATGCCCGGGCCTGGGGCTGGAACCGGTCGACCGCGGACTGGCGGGCGCTGGTCGCCGACCCGGCGGTCGACGCGGTGATCATCGCCACCCCGCCGCGCACCCATCTGGCCATGGCGACCGAGGCGCTGCGCCTGGGCAAGCCGGTGTTCTGCGAGAAGCCGCTGGGCTGCGACCCGGCCGAATCCAGGGCCATGGTCGACGCAGCCGAAGCCGCGGGCCTCGCCACCATGGTCGGCTTCAACTACATCCGCACCCCGGCGAGCCAGCTGGCGAAGCAGATCATCGATGCCGGCGAGATCGGCGAGGTGATCCAGGTCACCGCCGAGCATGTCGAGGACTATCTGCACGACCCGCGGGCGCCGGCCTCGTGGCGTACCCGGATCGCCACCGGCACCGAGGCCGGGGCGCTGGGTGACGTCGCCCCGCACATCGTCAATGCCTGCCTGCGGCTGGTCGGGCCGATCGAGTCGCTGGTCGCCGACCTCAATATCGTCCAAGTCACGCGGCCTGGGCCCGAGGGCGAGGAGCGGGTGGAGAACGACGACCAGGGCCAGATGCTGCTGCGCTTCGCCAACGGCGCCACCGGCTCGCTCAGCTTCAGCCGCGTCGCCGCCGGGCGGAAGATGGGCTACACCTACCGCATCACCGGCACCAAGGGCGCCCTGGCCTTCGACCAGGAGAACCAGAACGAGCTGTGGCTGTACGACGCCGCGCGGCCGGCCGCGCGCCAGGGCTTTCAGCGCCTGCTGACCGGGCCGGCGCATCCCGACTACCTGGCCTTCAACCAGGGCGTCGGTCACGGCACCGGCTACAACGAGCAGATCGCGATCGAGGCGCGCGATTTCCTCGAGGCGGTGGCGACCGGCCGGCCAGTCTGGCCGACCTTCCGCGGTGGCTGGGAGGTCGACCGCGTCACCGCCGCGGCCCTGCGCTCGGCCCGCGAGCGGGCGTGGGTGCGGATCGCCGATGTGTGA
- a CDS encoding phytanoyl-CoA dioxygenase family protein has protein sequence MKTYTPDTIDPGAIVAELLDGPGAVLLRGLFTPAEIADARAVVMRESEGSAPKVTHFQGAAEQEGRIDLQRRVWNLLAKGEVFSRMAAHPALMAVMRAFLGSEFIMGSIAANRILPGGPGQEPHIDYPYWDMHKPESHPVRINGSFPLNAQATILLDPFTEETGATAYVPGTQKALRYPAEGDRFHERCSRMLGEPGDTVVFFGAVWHCAMPNRSRQDRSAILIQYLPKFVKPMEDMPAALPRAFVEQASPDLRQLLGLNYPYPEVLDAAKAGNAEGRTMATVR, from the coding sequence ATGAAGACCTACACACCGGACACGATCGACCCGGGCGCGATCGTGGCGGAGCTGCTGGACGGCCCGGGCGCGGTGCTGCTGCGCGGCCTGTTCACGCCAGCCGAGATCGCCGACGCGCGCGCCGTGGTGATGCGCGAATCCGAGGGCAGCGCCCCGAAGGTCACGCATTTCCAGGGCGCGGCCGAGCAGGAGGGCCGCATCGACCTGCAGCGCCGGGTGTGGAACCTGCTGGCCAAGGGCGAGGTGTTCTCGCGCATGGCGGCGCATCCGGCGCTGATGGCGGTGATGCGCGCCTTCCTGGGCAGCGAGTTCATCATGGGATCGATCGCGGCCAACCGCATCCTGCCGGGCGGCCCGGGCCAGGAACCGCATATCGACTACCCCTACTGGGACATGCACAAGCCGGAGTCGCATCCGGTGCGGATCAACGGCTCCTTCCCGCTGAACGCCCAGGCGACGATCCTGCTGGACCCCTTCACCGAGGAGACCGGCGCCACCGCCTATGTGCCGGGGACGCAGAAGGCGCTGCGCTACCCGGCCGAGGGCGACCGCTTCCACGAGCGCTGCAGCCGCATGCTGGGCGAGCCGGGCGACACCGTGGTGTTCTTCGGCGCGGTCTGGCACTGCGCCATGCCGAACCGGTCGCGGCAGGACCGGTCGGCGATCCTGATCCAGTACCTGCCGAAATTCGTGAAGCCGATGGAGGACATGCCGGCCGCCCTGCCCCGCGCCTTCGTCGAGCAGGCCAGCCCCGACCTGCGCCAGCTGCTGGGGCTGAACTACCCCTATCCGGAGGTGCTGGACGCGGCCAAGGCCGGCAATGCCGAAGGCCGGACGATGGCAACGGTGCGCTGA
- a CDS encoding ComEC/Rec2 family competence protein, with amino-acid sequence MRASLRRLGPGGWGITRPDWAGLADALAGGVRRRLVLLVPCGLGAGIGVYFALPSEPPLAAGLGALVLSALLVLLLLRRPRALCFAALLLAVAVGFLAAELRTRAVAAPLLDRELRGLVTGTVKTVDLLPHGVRIVLADLTLEGLAPEATPAAVRLRLLGAEAVPAAGDRIRVRATLAPVDGPAYPGGFDFRRQLFFQGIGGTGFAMGRVERLNEADPTPSRLARLQDGIATRVRAQVEGDAGAIAVAFLTGERAGISDQANEAMRDSGLAHLLSISGIHISLVAILLLGGIRLALALIEPVALRWPIKKWAAGIALLGIVGYTILVGASVPTVRSCVMTGVVLLAVMADRVAISMRLVALAATVVLLVVPEALPGPSFQMSFAAVIALIAAYEALRPYLAGWRADAGPARRVLFYLGSIVLTTLVATVATTPFAIFHFQRFAPLAVAANLMAIPLTSLWIMPCVLLAYPAMLFGLDGWVLPLLGWGIEAMLWVANTVAAWPLAAFSVPAIPAWGLVAGAVGGLWLCLAGGRMRLLGLLALPLVLVAALTAPSPQILVDGTGRLAAARAPEGGLSFSTRRSERFIREIWLRAEAAAEDAPWPQQGTAAGDRLACDPRGCLYRFGGRTVAFVRSGEAFDDDCAGTDLVVTDLVAPRWCRPRFGAWDRFALRRAGGLAVDLSGPEPEIATVTEAVGDRPWAPAPFRAAARE; translated from the coding sequence GTGCGGGCGTCGCTGCGGCGGCTTGGCCCCGGCGGATGGGGGATCACCCGGCCGGATTGGGCGGGGCTGGCGGATGCACTGGCCGGCGGCGTGCGGCGCCGGCTGGTGCTGCTGGTGCCCTGCGGCCTGGGCGCCGGCATCGGCGTCTACTTCGCCCTGCCGTCGGAGCCGCCGCTGGCCGCGGGGCTGGGCGCGCTGGTCCTGTCCGCCCTGCTGGTGCTGCTGCTGCTTCGGCGTCCGCGGGCGCTGTGCTTCGCCGCGCTGCTGCTGGCGGTCGCCGTCGGTTTCCTGGCGGCGGAGCTGCGCACCCGGGCGGTGGCGGCGCCGCTGCTCGACCGCGAGCTCCGGGGCCTGGTGACCGGCACGGTGAAGACGGTCGACCTGCTGCCGCATGGCGTGCGCATCGTGCTCGCCGACCTGACCCTCGAGGGGCTGGCGCCGGAAGCGACGCCGGCGGCGGTGCGGCTGCGGCTGCTCGGGGCCGAGGCGGTGCCCGCGGCCGGCGACCGGATCCGGGTGCGGGCGACGCTGGCGCCGGTGGACGGGCCGGCCTATCCCGGCGGCTTCGATTTCCGACGGCAGCTGTTCTTCCAGGGCATCGGCGGCACCGGCTTCGCCATGGGCCGGGTGGAGCGGCTGAACGAGGCCGACCCGACGCCGTCCCGCCTGGCCCGGCTGCAGGACGGGATCGCCACCCGGGTGCGGGCACAGGTGGAAGGCGACGCCGGCGCCATCGCCGTCGCCTTCCTGACCGGCGAGCGCGCCGGCATCAGCGACCAGGCCAATGAGGCGATGCGCGATTCCGGCCTGGCCCATCTGCTGTCGATCTCCGGCATCCATATCAGCCTGGTGGCGATCCTGCTGCTCGGCGGGATCCGGCTGGCCCTGGCGCTGATCGAGCCGGTGGCGCTGCGCTGGCCGATCAAGAAATGGGCGGCCGGCATCGCGCTGCTCGGCATCGTCGGCTACACGATCCTGGTCGGCGCGTCGGTGCCGACGGTGCGGTCCTGCGTCATGACCGGCGTGGTCCTGTTGGCGGTGATGGCCGACCGCGTGGCGATCTCGATGCGGCTGGTCGCCCTGGCCGCCACGGTGGTGCTTCTGGTGGTGCCGGAGGCGCTGCCGGGGCCGAGCTTCCAGATGTCCTTCGCCGCGGTGATCGCGCTGATCGCGGCCTATGAGGCGCTGCGGCCCTATCTCGCCGGGTGGCGGGCCGACGCCGGGCCGGCGCGCCGGGTGCTGTTCTATCTCGGCAGCATCGTGCTGACGACGCTGGTCGCCACGGTCGCGACCACGCCTTTCGCCATCTTTCATTTCCAGCGCTTCGCCCCGCTGGCCGTGGCCGCCAATCTGATGGCGATCCCGCTGACCTCGCTGTGGATCATGCCCTGCGTGCTGCTGGCCTATCCGGCCATGCTGTTCGGCCTCGACGGCTGGGTGCTGCCGCTGCTGGGCTGGGGCATCGAGGCGATGCTGTGGGTGGCGAACACCGTTGCCGCCTGGCCGCTGGCCGCCTTCTCGGTGCCGGCGATTCCGGCCTGGGGGCTGGTCGCCGGCGCCGTCGGCGGGCTGTGGCTGTGCCTGGCCGGGGGACGGATGCGCCTGCTGGGGCTGCTGGCCCTCCCGCTGGTGCTGGTGGCTGCGCTGACCGCGCCGTCGCCGCAGATCCTGGTCGACGGCACCGGCCGGCTGGCGGCGGCGCGGGCGCCGGAGGGCGGGCTTTCCTTCTCCACCCGCCGCAGCGAGCGCTTCATCCGCGAGATCTGGCTGCGGGCGGAGGCCGCGGCGGAGGATGCGCCCTGGCCGCAGCAAGGGACGGCCGCCGGCGACCGGCTGGCCTGCGACCCGCGCGGCTGCCTCTACCGCTTCGGCGGCCGGACGGTGGCTTTCGTCCGCAGCGGCGAGGCCTTCGACGACGACTGCGCCGGCACCGACCTCGTGGTCACCGATCTGGTGGCGCCACGCTGGTGCCGCCCGCGCTTCGGCGCCTGGGACCGCTTCGCCCTGCGCCGCGCCGGCGGCCTCGCGGTCGACCTCTCCGGCCCCGAGCCGGAGATCGCCACGGTGACCGAGGCGGTGGGCGACCGTCCCTGGGCGCCGGCCCCGTTCCGGGCGGCGGCGCGCGAGTGA
- the gltX gene encoding glutamate--tRNA ligase gives MTVVTRFAPSPTGYLHIGGARTALYNWLYARHHGGVFRLRIEDTDRARSSEDAVRKIIDGLAWFGLDWDEEIVSQFERRERHAEVARKLLAEGKAYHCWLQPAELEALREKAKAEGKPWAYYTSYWRDRDPAEAPKGVEPVIRLRAPRDGETTVQDKVQGTVTVQNDQLDDMVLLRADGTPVYMLSVVVDDIDMGITQIIRGDDHLTNTFRQVQLYNAIGATPPDFAHIPLIHGPDGAKLSKRHGALGIEAYRDMGYLPAALRNYLLRLGWGHGDEEVIPTEKAIEWFDLDGVGRSPSRLDFAKLENLNGIYMRETPDAELLERITANLETALGRSLDDADRAILLLAMTGLKQRAKTLVELADSALFYLRSGPLPINEAAQKILTDDARALLGRLLAALSSLNDWTEAALEAEVNRFAEAEGLKLGKVAQPLRAALTGSNVSPGIFEVAAILGRDETLRRIRDVASAS, from the coding sequence ATGACGGTCGTGACCCGCTTCGCCCCATCCCCGACCGGCTACCTGCATATCGGCGGGGCCCGGACGGCCCTGTACAACTGGCTCTATGCCCGCCATCACGGCGGCGTGTTCCGCCTGCGCATCGAGGACACCGACCGCGCCCGCTCCAGCGAGGATGCGGTGCGCAAGATCATCGACGGGCTGGCCTGGTTCGGGCTGGACTGGGACGAGGAGATCGTGTCGCAGTTCGAGCGGCGGGAGCGGCATGCCGAGGTCGCGCGCAAGCTGCTGGCCGAGGGCAAGGCCTATCACTGCTGGCTGCAGCCGGCCGAGCTGGAGGCGCTGCGCGAGAAGGCCAAGGCCGAGGGCAAGCCCTGGGCGTACTACACCAGCTATTGGCGCGACCGCGATCCGGCCGAGGCGCCGAAGGGCGTCGAGCCGGTGATCCGGCTGCGGGCGCCGCGAGACGGCGAGACCACGGTCCAGGACAAGGTCCAGGGCACGGTCACGGTGCAGAACGACCAGCTCGACGACATGGTGCTGCTGCGGGCCGACGGCACGCCGGTCTACATGCTGTCGGTGGTGGTCGACGACATCGATATGGGCATCACCCAGATCATCCGCGGCGACGACCACCTGACCAACACCTTCCGCCAGGTGCAGCTGTACAACGCCATCGGCGCCACCCCGCCGGACTTCGCCCATATCCCGCTGATCCACGGGCCGGACGGGGCCAAGCTGTCGAAGCGGCACGGCGCGCTCGGCATCGAGGCCTATCGCGACATGGGCTACCTGCCGGCGGCGTTGCGCAACTATCTGCTGCGGCTCGGCTGGGGCCATGGCGACGAGGAGGTGATCCCGACCGAGAAGGCGATCGAGTGGTTCGACCTCGACGGCGTCGGCCGCTCGCCTTCGCGCCTGGACTTCGCCAAGCTTGAGAACCTGAACGGCATCTACATGCGCGAGACGCCGGACGCCGAGCTCCTGGAGCGGATCACAGCGAATCTGGAGACGGCGCTGGGCCGCTCGCTCGACGACGCCGACCGGGCCATCCTGCTGCTGGCCATGACCGGGCTGAAGCAGCGGGCCAAGACGCTGGTCGAGCTGGCCGACAGCGCACTGTTCTATCTCCGCTCCGGCCCGCTGCCGATCAACGAGGCGGCGCAGAAGATCCTGACCGACGACGCCCGCGCCCTGCTGGGCCGGCTGCTGGCGGCGCTGTCCAGCCTGAACGACTGGACCGAGGCGGCGCTGGAGGCCGAGGTCAACCGCTTCGCCGAGGCCGAGGGGCTGAAGCTGGGCAAGGTGGCCCAGCCGCTGCGTGCGGCATTGACCGGATCGAACGTGTCACCAGGTATCTTCGAGGTGGCCGCGATCCTCGGCCGGGACGAGACGCTGCGGCGGATCCGGGATGTTGCAAGCGCCTCTTAA
- a CDS encoding citrate synthase — MPDTKTPVAQKTVTLTDNSTGKSVELPVIDGTMGPSVIDIRKLYAETGMFTYDPGFTSTGSCDSQITFIDGDEGVLLHRGYAIDDLAEKSNFLEVCYLLLHGELPNPAQAAEFEHTITRHTMVHEQIHHFYRGFRRDAHPMAVLCGVTGALSAFYHDSTDIHDPRQREVASHRLIAKLPTLAAMAYKYSVGQPFMYPRNDLSFAENFLYMTFAVPAEQYKVNPVLSRAMDRILILHADHEQNASTSTVRLAGSSGANPFACIAAGIASLWGPAHGGANEAVLKMLGEIGTKDRVGEYVKRAKDKDDPFRLMGFGHRVYKNYDPRAKVMRATCYEVLEELGIKDPLLDLAMALEKIALEDEYFVERKLYPNVDFYSGIILKAMGFPTSMFTVLFAVARTVGWIAQWTEMIGDPHQKIGRPRQLFTGHTPRDFVPLSERG; from the coding sequence ATGCCCGATACGAAGACCCCCGTGGCGCAGAAGACCGTCACGCTGACCGACAACTCGACCGGTAAGTCGGTGGAGTTGCCCGTGATCGACGGGACCATGGGCCCGAGCGTCATCGACATCCGCAAGCTGTATGCGGAAACCGGGATGTTCACCTACGACCCCGGCTTCACCTCGACCGGCTCCTGCGACAGCCAGATCACCTTCATCGACGGCGACGAGGGCGTCCTGCTGCACCGCGGCTACGCCATCGACGACCTGGCGGAGAAGAGCAACTTCCTCGAGGTCTGCTACCTGCTGCTGCATGGCGAGCTGCCGAACCCGGCCCAGGCCGCCGAGTTCGAGCACACCATCACCCGCCACACGATGGTGCATGAGCAGATCCACCATTTCTATCGCGGCTTCCGCCGCGACGCCCACCCGATGGCGGTGCTGTGCGGCGTCACCGGCGCGCTGTCGGCCTTCTACCACGACTCGACCGACATCCATGACCCGCGCCAGCGCGAGGTCGCGTCGCACCGGCTGATCGCCAAGCTGCCGACGCTGGCCGCCATGGCCTACAAGTACTCGGTCGGCCAGCCTTTCATGTACCCGCGGAACGACCTCAGCTTCGCCGAGAACTTCCTGTACATGACCTTCGCCGTGCCGGCGGAGCAGTACAAGGTGAACCCGGTGCTGTCCCGCGCCATGGACCGCATCCTGATCCTGCACGCCGACCACGAGCAGAACGCCTCGACCTCGACCGTGCGCCTCGCCGGCTCCAGCGGCGCCAACCCCTTCGCCTGCATCGCCGCCGGCATCGCCTCGCTGTGGGGCCCGGCGCATGGCGGCGCCAACGAGGCGGTGCTGAAGATGCTGGGCGAGATCGGCACCAAGGACCGCGTCGGCGAATACGTCAAGCGGGCCAAGGACAAGGACGATCCGTTCCGCCTGATGGGCTTCGGCCACCGCGTCTACAAGAACTACGATCCGCGCGCCAAGGTGATGCGCGCCACCTGCTACGAGGTGCTGGAGGAGCTCGGCATCAAGGACCCGCTGCTCGACCTCGCCATGGCGCTGGAGAAGATCGCGCTCGAGGACGAGTACTTCGTCGAGCGGAAGCTGTACCCGAATGTCGACTTCTATTCGGGCATCATCCTGAAGGCGATGGGCTTCCCGACCAGCATGTTCACCGTGCTGTTCGCCGTGGCCCGCACCGTCGGCTGGATCGCGCAGTGGACCGAGATGATCGGCGACCCGCACCAGAAGATCGGCCGGCCGCGCCAGCTCTTCACCGGCCACACGCCGCGCGACTTCGTGCCGCTGAGCGAGCGTGGCTAG